GATCAGGTCGGCGAGGGCGAGCAGCGGGTTGACGTGGCCCGCCGTGCCTCCGCCCGCCAGGAGATAGTTCGTCACCGTGCAGTCCTTCCGTCGGCGGCCGCGAGTTCGGCCTGGTAGTCGGAGCCGTCGCGGGCGATCGAGATGACCACCCCGAGCGCGAGCAGACAGGCGATCAGCGCCGTGCCGCCCGCGCTGATGAGCGGCAGCGGCACGCCGAGCACCGGCAGCACGCCGATCACGACCCCGATGTTCACGAAGGCCTGCCCGACGATCCAGACGAGGATGCCGCCCACCACGGCCTTGCCGAAGCGGTCGCGCGCGCGGGAGATCACCCGGAGCAGCACCGCCGCGAGGGCGATGAACAGGACGATCACGAGCAGCGCGCCGATCAGGCCGAGCTCCTCGCCGATGATCGCGAAGATGTAGTCGTTGTCGGCCGCGGGCAGCCAGGACCACTTGGCCTTGGATCCGCCGAGCCCCACCCCGAAGAGCCCGCCTCCGGCGAGCGCCCAGAGCCCGTGGAGGGGCTGCCAGCCGAGACCGCTGTAGTCGTCGTTGCCGGCCGCGTGGCCGAAGAGCCGAGCCATGCGGTTCGGGCTCGTGACCACGAAGAAGATGACGGCGAGCAGGCCGCCCAGGGCGACGACCCCGAGGGTCTTCCAGCTCACACCGCCGAAGTACATGGCCCCGAGCACCAGCGCGGCCATGATGAGCACGGTGCCGAGGTCGCGGCCGAGGAGCACGAGACCGAGCACGAGCACCGCACCGGGCACGACGACTGGCACGATCTCGTGCCGCATCTGCCCGAGGAGTGGCTCCTTCTTCAGCAGCACCGCGCCGATCCAGACGACCAGCGCGAGCTTCAGCGCCTCAGACGGCTGCGCGCCGAACCCGCCGATCTGGATCCAGTTCCGGTTGCCGTACACCTCGACTCCGAGGGGCGTGAACACGAGCAGCTGCAGCACGATGCCGAGGCCCAGCAGCGCCCACGACCAGCGCTTCCAGAACGACACGGGCATGGCGGCCGCCAGCAGCATGAGCGGCAGGCCGATGATCGCGAAGGTCGCCTGGCGCCAGAAGCCGCCGAAGAACCCCTGGTCGGCGACGTACGAGGTGATCGACGACGACGACAGCACCATGATGAGCCCGAACCCGACGAGCAGGAGGGTGATGGCGTACAGCGCCGCGACCGTGTGGTCGGACCCTGCCCGGAGCGCCGCCCCGAGCTGGATGCGCGATTGCCCGAGCGCGCCGCGCTCAGGCTCCGGCTGCCGCGGAGGGGTTGCCACCCGCGCCACCTCCGGGGAGTTGCTGCACGGCCGATTGGAAGCGGCGGCCGCGATCCGCGTAGTCGGTGAACTGGTCCATCGATGCGGCGGCCGGCGAGAGGAGCACGGTGTCGCCCGGGCGGGCGATGCGCGCGGCCGCTGCCACGGCCTCGTCCATCACGTCCGCGGGCGCCGCCTCGATCTCGATCACGGGACGCTCCCCCAGGTGGCGCGCCAGCGCGGCGACGACCTCGGCGCGATCGACGCCGATCACGATCGCCCCGCGGAGTCGATCCGCGTGGGTGCGCACGAGCTCGTCGATGTCGACACCCTTCAGGAGCCCGCCCACGATCCAGACGACGTCGCGCATCGCACGCAGGGACGCGTCGGCGGCGTGCGCGTTCGTCGCCTTCGAGTCGTCGATGTAGTGGACGCCGCCGACCTCGCCCACGCGCTGGGCGCGGTGCGGATCCGGGGTGAAGGTCAGGATCGCCCGCGCGACCGCGTCGGGCGCGACACCACGAGCGCGCGCGAGAGCGCTCGCGGCGAGCACGTTCTGCACCATATGCGGCGCCGCGAGGTCACGGTCGCGCAGCTCGTCGACCGTCACGAGCTCGTAGGCCTCGCTGCGACGCCCCTCGTGGAAACCGCGGTCGACGAGGATGCCCTCGACGACCCCGAAGCCGCTCGGGGGCGGGGTGTCGAGCCCGAAGCTGATGGCCCGGGCGCCCTCGACGACGTCCGCCTCCTCCACCATGCGCTCGGTCGCCGCGTCGGCCCGGTTGTAGACGCACGCCACCTGGGTGTGCTCGTAGACCTTCGCCTTGGCCCGGCGGTAGGCGTCGGCGCTGCCGTGCCAGTCGAGGTGGTCGTCGGCGATGTTGAGGCAGACGCTCGCGTAGGGCGAGATCTCGCCGAGGCGCTCGAGCTGGAAGCTCGACAGCTCGACCACGATCGTGTCGTAGCCCTGCGGATCGCGCAGCGCATCGAGGATCGGGATCCCGATGTTGCCGGCCGGGGTCGCACGGAGCCCGCCCGCGACGAGCATGTGCGCCGTCAGCTGCGTGGTCGTCGTCTTCCCGTTGGTGCCCGTGATGCAGATCCAGTCCGCGATGCGCGGGGTCTTGTCCCGCAGCCGCCAGCCGAGCTCGATATCCCCCCAGACGACGATGCCCTCCGCGATCGCCCACGCGGTGAGCGGGTGATCCGGGCGGTAGCCGGGCGACACGACGACGAGCTCCGGATCGAACACCCGCAGGTCGGTGAGCTGTCCGGCGGTGTCCTCGTCGCAGTAGCGCTCCGAGCCGATGACATCGAGCAGGTGCTCGCGATCGGGATCGGGCGCGCCCGCGATCACCCGGACCCGGGCGCCGAGCTCGACCAGGGTGTCGGCGACGGAGAACCCCGTCACCCCGAGCCCGAGCACCGCGACCCGGAGGTCCGTCCAGTCGTGGTGCCAACTCGTCAGCGCCAGTACCCGGTCCCGCGTCGTACCCACGTCGTCTCCCATCAGTTCTGCAGCAGCCATTCGCCGTAGAAGGCGCCGACCCCGGCGATCACGAACAGCGCCGCGATGATCCAGAACCGTACGACCACGGTCACCTCGGCCCACCCCTTGAGCTCGAAGTGGTGGTGGATCGGGCTCATGAGGAAGATGCGTTTGCCGCGAGTCACCTTGAAGTACGCGCGCTGCAGGATGACCGATCCCGACTCGATGATGAACAGGCCGCCGAGCAGGATGAGCAGGAGCTCCGTCTGCGTCAGAATCGCGAACGCCGCGATCGCACCGCCGAGGCCGAGCGAGCCCGTGTCGCCCATGTACACCTGGGCGGGGCTCGTGTTCCACCACAGGAAGCCGCCGAGACCGCCGAGGAACGCCGCCGCGACGACCGCGAGGTCCATCGGATCGCGCACCAGGTAGCAGCCGGCCTCGTAGGCCGTGTGGAAGCAGCTCTGCGAGGCCTGCCAGAACCCGATGATCAGGTAGGCGCCGAAGACGAGGATCGACGCGCCCCCCGCGAGCCCGTCGAGGCCGTCGGTCACGTTCACCGAGTTCGTGGTCGCGACGACGATGAAGATGATCCAGAGCACGAAGAGGCTGAACCCGAGGATCGCGCCGAGCGACATGAAATCGAACGGGAGATCGCGGAACAGCGAGACGTGCGTCGATGCGGGGGTGACCCCCTGCTCGTTCGGGAACCGCAGGGCGAGCACCGCGAAGACGATCGCGATGAGCACCTGGCCGGTGATCTTCGCCCAGCCGCCCAGCCCGAGCGACTGCTGCTTGCGGGTCTTCAGGAAGTCGTCGATGAACCCGACGGCACCGGCGCCGACGGCCATGAGGATCACCAGCAGCGCGGACGGCGTGGGGGTCTCGCCCATGATCGTCTTGCCGAGGAAGTAGGCGATCACGGCGCCCGAGATGAAGATCAGTCCGCCCATGGTGGGCGTGCCGCGCTTCGCGAAGTGCGACTCGGGGCCGTCCTCACGGATGAACTGGCCCCAGTGGAGCTTGCGGAAGCCCCGCACGAACAGCGGTGTGAGCAGCAGCGAGTAGAGCAGCGAAAAACCACCCGCGATGAGCAGTGAGATCATGCGAAGGCCTCTCCCAGTCGATCGCCGAGCAGGCGCAGGCCCGCGGCGTTCGACGATTTCACGAGTACGGTGTCGTTCGGCTGCAGCGTGCGCACGAGGTGGTCGAACGCGGCGTCCTGCTCCTCGAAGAAGACGCTCTCCCCGTCCCAGGAGCCCTCATTGATCGCGCTGATGTGGAGGTTGCGGGCCTCCTGCCCGACGACGACGAGTTCGGAGATGCCGAGACGGACCGCCTGCAGCCCGATCCGGCGGTGCTCCTCGATCGAGTACTCGCCCAGCTCGCTCATCGCGCCGAGCACGGCAACGGTGCGCGCGCCCGGTCGAGCGATCTGCGCCAGGGTTCGCAGCCCCGCCGCCATGGAATCAGGGCTCGCGTTGTAGGCGTCGTTCACAACGGTGATGCCGTCGCGGCCGCCCATCACCTCCATGCGCCAGCGCGCCGCGCGAGTGGCGCCCTCGAGCGCCTCCACGATCTGCTCCAGCGTCAGCCCGAGCTCGCTCCCGACCGCGGCGGCGGCGAGGGCGTTGGTCACGTGGTGCTCGCCGAGCACCCGGAAGACGACGGGGCGCGACGCGTCGCCGATGTGCAGCGTGAATCGTGTGCCCGACGCATCCGAGTCGATGCCGCTCGCGCGCACCTCGGCCTCCGGATGCTGCCCGAACCACCGCACCCGGGCGGCCGTGAGCTCGGCCATGCGGGTGACGTAGGGATCGTCGCGGTTCAGCACGGCCACGGCGTCGTTCGGCAGATCCCGCACCATTTCGCTCTTGGTGCGGAACGTCGTCTCGATCCCGCCGAACTCACCGGCGTGCGCGAGCCCCACGGTCAGCACGACCCCGATCGCGGGCGGCGCCATCGCGGTCAGCCGGGCGATCTCCCCCTCCGCGCTCGCGCCCATCTCGGCGACGAGCGTCCGGGTGCCCGCGTCGACGCGGAGCATGGTGAGCGGGCCGCCGACCTCGTTGTTGAAGGACTTCTCGGAGGCGACGCTCGCCCCCCGGCGCTCCGCCATCGCGGCGACGAGATTCTTGGTGGTGGTCTTGCCGTTCGATCCCGTGATGCCGACGATCGTGAGCTCGCCGCCCGCGCGCACGCGACGCACGACCTCGGTCGCGAGGCGCCCGAGTGCGATCGTCGACTCGGCGACCACGATCTGCGGCACCCGGTCGTCGGCCTCCTGCTCGACGACCAGGAGCGCGGCGCCCGCGTCGACGGCGGATCCGGCGAAGCGGTGCCCATCGGTCTCCTCGCCGCGCCGGGCGAAGAAGATCTGGCCGGGGGCGACCTCGCGAGAATCGGTCTGCGAGATGCCGCGGACCACCGTCGCGGAGGTGGCACCGCTGCTGCCGACGACGAGGCGGCCGTCGACGGCCTCCGCGATCTCGGCGAGCGTCAGTTCAATCACGGGAGCAATCCTGCCTCGCGGAGGGCCCCGCGCACTTCGTCACGCGCCGAGTACGGGAGAAACTCCCCGGCGACTTCCTGATGGTCCTCGTGACCGGGACCGGCATACAGGATAACGTCCCCGGGTTCGGCGCGCGAAATGGCGAGGCGAATCGCCCGGCGCGGATCCGCCTCCTCCAGCACCTCGGCTCGCCCTTCCGAGCGCGCGCCGGCCAGCAGCTGTGCCCGGATCGCCTCCGGGGGCTCGGAGCGGGGGTGGTAGTCGCAGATGATCACGGTGTCGGCGCCGGCCGCCGCGATGCGGCCCATCTCCTCGCGTTTGGTGGTGTCCCGGTCGCCGTCCGCGCCGAACATGAAGATGATCCGGCCGGGAGCGACCTCGCCGAGTGCGTCGAGCATGGCCTCGAAACTGCCCGGGGTGTGCCCGTAGTCCACGTAGAAGCGGGGCCCCTCGCCGCCCGCCGAGATCTCCTCGAGCCGCCCGGGGATGTACACCGGGATCAGTCCCTGCTCGAGTCCCGACGACACCTGCGCGAGCGGGATGCCCGCCTCGTGCAGCATGATGAGGGCGAGCGCGGCGTTCTCAGCCATGAAGCGCCCGAACACGGGCACCCGGCCGCGGAAGCTGGCGCCCTCGGGGCCCTGCAGCACAAACGACACCCCGTCGAGGGTCTGGTGGGTGATCGCGAGGTACCAGTCGGCCTCCTGCCCGTACTCGGTCGCGAGCCGGGTGACCGGGATCCGCGACTCGCGCGCGATCCGCTGGCCGTAGGGCGAGTCGACCACCACGACCCCCCGCTCCGCGTGCTCCGGGGTGAAGAGCTGCAGCTTCGCGGCGAAGTACGTCTCGAGGTCGCCGAACTCGTCGAGGTGATCCTGGGAGAAGTTGTTGAAGGCGACCACGTCGAAGTGCACGCCGTCGAGGCGGTGGCGGACCACGGCCTGCGCCGACACCTCGATCGCCACCCCGCCGACCCCGGCCTCGGCCATGCGTGCGAGCAGGCCGTGGAGCTCGGAGGCCTCGGGGCTCGTCAGGTTGCTCGGAACGACCTCGTCGCCGAGGCGCCGCTCGGCGGTCGAGCTGAGCCCGGCGGTGATCCCGGCGGCCCGCAGCAGCTCCGCGAGCAGGTAGACGACGCTCGTCTTGCCGTTCGTGCCGGTGACGCCGAAGAGCTTCGCCGACACCGCATCGGTGCCGTACACGGCCGCGGCGACCTCGCCGAGGATCGTGCGCGGGTGCGCCTCGGAGACGAGCACCGGCAGCTCCGACCCGACCTGCGCGGCCCGCTCCGCCCCGTCGGCGTCCGTGAGCATGGCGACGGCGCCGCGATCGGCGGCCTGCCGCGCGAAGTCGGCACCGTGCCGCTTCGCGCCCGGCATGCCGATGTAGAGGTCGCCTGGGCGCACATCACGGGAGTCGAGCGACACGCCGGTCGCTCGGACCTCGGACAGGTCGCCGAACACGCCCAGCGGGAATCGCCCGACGAGCGAGTCCAGTGCGACTGGGCTCGGATCCTGGGGACGAATGCTCAGCGCATCTCCGGTACTCACGTGTGTCTGCCTCCTGCGGCTGTCGAATCAGTATTCCGTCGGGGACGGCGCGAACTCCCCCGTGGACGGTGGGATGTGGAACGTCCGGATCGTGGCCTCGGCGGCGTCACGGAATGCCGTGATCGCGGCCATGCTGCCGTCGCCCGCCGACGCGAACGCAATCGATGCTACCGCGACATACTGCGGGTCATCGGCCGGGAAGATCCCCGCGAAGCTGTTGACGTAGTCGCTGCGGTACAGCCCCGTGTTCGGATCGACCTGCTCGGCCGTACCGGTCTTGCCCGCGATGCGGTAGCCGGGGATCGACGCGAACTCGTTGTACCAGCCTTGGTCTACGACCGTCTCGAGCATCTGCATCACTGTCGCCGCCGACTCCGCGGTGACGGCCTGCACGGGATCGCCGTGCTCGAGCACCTGCTCGGTGCCGTCGATGCCGATGCACGCCCGAACGACACTCGGCGGCACCCGGGTGCCGCCGTTCGCGATCGCTTGGTAGACCCCCGCCGTCTGCACGATGGTCGAGGAGAGCCCCTGGCCGAACATGGTGTTGTAGGCCGTCTGCCGGTCCCAGTTCTCGACCGGGATGAGCATGCCGGAATCCTCGACGGGGAGGCCTGCCTGGGTGGCCTCGCCGATCCCGAACTTGCGCAGGTAGTCGTAGCGCACCTCGGCCGGCAGCTGATTGCCGAGCATGGCGGTGCCGACGTTCGAGGACTGGGTCAGGATGCCCGCGAGCGTCCACTGCATCACCGGGTGCGAGAACGAGTCCCCGAAGCGGACGCCGGGTTCCGGCTCCAGGTAGTCGGGCGTCGCGTTCGGAGTCTCGGGGGTGGCGAGACCCTGGTCGACGAGCGCGGCCGCCGTGATCGCTTTGAACGTGGAGCCCGGTTCGTAGGGGGCGACGAACGAGCGCGCCTCGCGCTTTGCCGGGTCCGATGCGTCGACGTCGTTCGGATCGACGGAGCCGTCCTCGGCCACCGCCACGAGCTCGCCGGTTTGCACGTCCATCACGACGAGCAGCCCCCACTCGGCGGAGACTTTCTGCACCTGCTCGTTGATCGCCTGCTGCGCCTGCCACTGCAGGTCGCGGTCGATCGTGAGCTCGACCGTGCCGCCGTCGACCGCCTTCTGCGTGACGACGACACTGCCGGGGAGCGCGACGCCGTCGGCGCTGCGCTCGTAGCTCTCGGAGCCGTCGACCCCGGTGAGGCACGCGTCCTGCGACACCTCCACCCCCGACTGCGGCACGTCCTCGAAGCCCGAGAACCCGATGATGTTGCCGGCGACGGCGCCGTTCGGGTAGCTCCGGCTGTGGTGGCTCTCGAAGGTCAGCCACGGAATGGAGAGCGACTTCAGCCGGTTCATCACGGTGAGGTCGACCGAGCGGATCACGTACGCGAAGTCGGACTTGGCGTTCTCCGCGAGCGCGTCGTCGACGATCCCCTGGATCTCCGCCGCGCTCTGCCCCGTGATCTCCGCGATCTCGGCGAACGCCTCCTGCGCCGTCACCTCGACCGTGCCGACGCCGCCGTCGGGATCGGGGCGCCAGAACTTCCCGCCGTTGAGCTTCGTGTTCTTCGGCGAG
Above is a genomic segment from Leucobacter rhizosphaerae containing:
- a CDS encoding Mur ligase family protein — its product is MSTGDALSIRPQDPSPVALDSLVGRFPLGVFGDLSEVRATGVSLDSRDVRPGDLYIGMPGAKRHGADFARQAADRGAVAMLTDADGAERAAQVGSELPVLVSEAHPRTILGEVAAAVYGTDAVSAKLFGVTGTNGKTSVVYLLAELLRAAGITAGLSSTAERRLGDEVVPSNLTSPEASELHGLLARMAEAGVGGVAIEVSAQAVVRHRLDGVHFDVVAFNNFSQDHLDEFGDLETYFAAKLQLFTPEHAERGVVVVDSPYGQRIARESRIPVTRLATEYGQEADWYLAITHQTLDGVSFVLQGPEGASFRGRVPVFGRFMAENAALALIMLHEAGIPLAQVSSGLEQGLIPVYIPGRLEEISAGGEGPRFYVDYGHTPGSFEAMLDALGEVAPGRIIFMFGADGDRDTTKREEMGRIAAAGADTVIICDYHPRSEPPEAIRAQLLAGARSEGRAEVLEEADPRRAIRLAISRAEPGDVILYAGPGHEDHQEVAGEFLPYSARDEVRGALREAGLLP
- a CDS encoding peptidoglycan D,D-transpeptidase FtsI family protein, with product MTQRTSRLRRVLAFGLVVIAAVVFFVRLVDVQLVSAAALNEDATDKRAVPVVIPSMRGDVVDRNGEILATTDARYDVQLSPKNTKLNGGKFWRPDPDGGVGTVEVTAQEAFAEIAEITGQSAAEIQGIVDDALAENAKSDFAYVIRSVDLTVMNRLKSLSIPWLTFESHHSRSYPNGAVAGNIIGFSGFEDVPQSGVEVSQDACLTGVDGSESYERSADGVALPGSVVVTQKAVDGGTVELTIDRDLQWQAQQAINEQVQKVSAEWGLLVVMDVQTGELVAVAEDGSVDPNDVDASDPAKREARSFVAPYEPGSTFKAITAAALVDQGLATPETPNATPDYLEPEPGVRFGDSFSHPVMQWTLAGILTQSSNVGTAMLGNQLPAEVRYDYLRKFGIGEATQAGLPVEDSGMLIPVENWDRQTAYNTMFGQGLSSTIVQTAGVYQAIANGGTRVPPSVVRACIGIDGTEQVLEHGDPVQAVTAESAATVMQMLETVVDQGWYNEFASIPGYRIAGKTGTAEQVDPNTGLYRSDYVNSFAGIFPADDPQYVAVASIAFASAGDGSMAAITAFRDAAEATIRTFHIPPSTGEFAPSPTEY
- the mraY gene encoding phospho-N-acetylmuramoyl-pentapeptide-transferase, coding for MISLLIAGGFSLLYSLLLTPLFVRGFRKLHWGQFIREDGPESHFAKRGTPTMGGLIFISGAVIAYFLGKTIMGETPTPSALLVILMAVGAGAVGFIDDFLKTRKQQSLGLGGWAKITGQVLIAIVFAVLALRFPNEQGVTPASTHVSLFRDLPFDFMSLGAILGFSLFVLWIIFIVVATTNSVNVTDGLDGLAGGASILVFGAYLIIGFWQASQSCFHTAYEAGCYLVRDPMDLAVVAAAFLGGLGGFLWWNTSPAQVYMGDTGSLGLGGAIAAFAILTQTELLLILLGGLFIIESGSVILQRAYFKVTRGKRIFLMSPIHHHFELKGWAEVTVVVRFWIIAALFVIAGVGAFYGEWLLQN
- a CDS encoding FtsW/RodA/SpoVE family cell cycle protein translates to MATPPRQPEPERGALGQSRIQLGAALRAGSDHTVAALYAITLLLVGFGLIMVLSSSSITSYVADQGFFGGFWRQATFAIIGLPLMLLAAAMPVSFWKRWSWALLGLGIVLQLLVFTPLGVEVYGNRNWIQIGGFGAQPSEALKLALVVWIGAVLLKKEPLLGQMRHEIVPVVVPGAVLVLGLVLLGRDLGTVLIMAALVLGAMYFGGVSWKTLGVVALGGLLAVIFFVVTSPNRMARLFGHAAGNDDYSGLGWQPLHGLWALAGGGLFGVGLGGSKAKWSWLPAADNDYIFAIIGEELGLIGALLVIVLFIALAAVLLRVISRARDRFGKAVVGGILVWIVGQAFVNIGVVIGVLPVLGVPLPLISAGGTALIACLLALGVVISIARDGSDYQAELAAADGRTAR
- a CDS encoding UDP-N-acetylmuramoyl-tripeptide--D-alanyl-D-alanine ligase translates to MIELTLAEIAEAVDGRLVVGSSGATSATVVRGISQTDSREVAPGQIFFARRGEETDGHRFAGSAVDAGAALLVVEQEADDRVPQIVVAESTIALGRLATEVVRRVRAGGELTIVGITGSNGKTTTKNLVAAMAERRGASVASEKSFNNEVGGPLTMLRVDAGTRTLVAEMGASAEGEIARLTAMAPPAIGVVLTVGLAHAGEFGGIETTFRTKSEMVRDLPNDAVAVLNRDDPYVTRMAELTAARVRWFGQHPEAEVRASGIDSDASGTRFTLHIGDASRPVVFRVLGEHHVTNALAAAAVGSELGLTLEQIVEALEGATRAARWRMEVMGGRDGITVVNDAYNASPDSMAAGLRTLAQIARPGARTVAVLGAMSELGEYSIEEHRRIGLQAVRLGISELVVVGQEARNLHISAINEGSWDGESVFFEEQDAAFDHLVRTLQPNDTVLVKSSNAAGLRLLGDRLGEAFA
- the murD gene encoding UDP-N-acetylmuramoyl-L-alanine--D-glutamate ligase, translating into MAAAELMGDDVGTTRDRVLALTSWHHDWTDLRVAVLGLGVTGFSVADTLVELGARVRVIAGAPDPDREHLLDVIGSERYCDEDTAGQLTDLRVFDPELVVVSPGYRPDHPLTAWAIAEGIVVWGDIELGWRLRDKTPRIADWICITGTNGKTTTTQLTAHMLVAGGLRATPAGNIGIPILDALRDPQGYDTIVVELSSFQLERLGEISPYASVCLNIADDHLDWHGSADAYRRAKAKVYEHTQVACVYNRADAATERMVEEADVVEGARAISFGLDTPPPSGFGVVEGILVDRGFHEGRRSEAYELVTVDELRDRDLAAPHMVQNVLAASALARARGVAPDAVARAILTFTPDPHRAQRVGEVGGVHYIDDSKATNAHAADASLRAMRDVVWIVGGLLKGVDIDELVRTHADRLRGAIVIGVDRAEVVAALARHLGERPVIEIEAAPADVMDEAVAAAARIARPGDTVLLSPAAASMDQFTDYADRGRRFQSAVQQLPGGGAGGNPSAAAGA